The Papio anubis isolate 15944 chromosome 1, Panubis1.0, whole genome shotgun sequence genome window below encodes:
- the LOC110740357 gene encoding olfactory receptor 2L13-like, which translates to MFSALLLFLFLFQPLQQNVFMEKWNHTSNDFILLGLLPPNQTGIFLLCLIILIFFLALVGNSAMIHLIHMDPRLHTPMYFLLSQLSLMDLMHISTTVPKMAHDFLSGQKGISFLGCGVQSFFFLTMACSEGLLLTSMAYDRYVAICHPLHYPIRMSKTMCVKTIVGSWTLGSINSLAHTVYALHIPYCRSRAIDHFFCDVPAMLLLACTDTWVYEYMVFVSTSLYLLFPFIGITASYGRVLSAVYHMRSKEGRIKAFTTISTHLTVVVFYYAPFVYTYLRPRNLRSPAEDKILAVFYTILTPMLNPIIYSLRNKEVLGAMTRVFGIFFFLKE; encoded by the coding sequence atgttttctgctttgcttttgtttctatttctctttcaacCATTACAGCAGAACGTTTTCATGGAGAAATGGAATCACACTtcaaatgatttcattttgttgGGTCTGCTTCCCCCAAATCAAACTGGCATATTCCTCTTGTGCCTTATCATCCTCATATTCTTTCTGGCCTTGGTGGGTAACTCGGCCATGATTCACCTCATCCACATGGATCCTCGTCTCCACACACCCATGTACTTTCTTCTCAGCCAGCTCTCCCTCATGGACCTGATGCACATCTCCACCACCGTCCCCAAGATGGCGCACGACTTCCTGTCCGGCCAGAAAGGCATCTCCTTCCTGGGATGCGGTGTGCAAAGCTTCTTCTTCCTGACTATGGCGTGTTCTGAAGGCTTACTGCTGACCTCCATGGCCTACGACCGTTATGTGGCCATCTGCCACCCTCTCCATTATCCCATCCGCATGAGTAAAACGATGTGTGTGAAGACGATCGTAGGCTCTTGGACCCTGGGGTCCATCAACTCCTTGGCACACACAGTCTATGCCCTTCATATTCCTTACTGCAGGTCTAGAGCTATTGACCATTTCTTCTGCGATGTCCCAGCCATGCTGCTTCTTGCCTGTACCGATACTTGGGTCTATGAATATATGGTTTTTGTAAGTACAAGCCTctatctcctttttcctttcattgGCATCACTGCTTCCTATGGCCGAGTCCTATCTGCTGTCTATCATATGCGTTCAAAGGAGGGAAGAATAAAGGCCTTCACCACCATATCGACACATTTAACTGTTGTGGTCTTTTACTATGCACCTTTTGTCTACACCTATCTTCGGCCAAGGAATCTCCGCTCACCAGCTGAAGACAAGATCCTGGCAGTTTTCTACACCATCCTTACCCCCATGCTCAATCCCATTATCTACAGCCTGAGGAATAAGGAAGTCCTGGGGGCCATGACAAGAGTGTTTGGGATATTCTTTTTCCTGAAAGAATAA